In a genomic window of Rhodobacter sp. 24-YEA-8:
- a CDS encoding diol dehydratase small subunit: MTTRPPRALTRADFPLAETAPDRVRGARGKPLDALTLDAVMTGEVTIEDLRITPQALLAQAEIARDAGRAALAANLERAAELVHVPQDLIMETYEMLRPGRVKDSATLRARAAMLRRDHGAEKLAEFLETAAIHYQRRGLMPG; encoded by the coding sequence ATGACCACCAGACCACCCCGCGCCCTGACACGCGCCGATTTCCCCCTGGCCGAAACTGCGCCCGACCGGGTGCGTGGCGCGCGCGGCAAGCCGCTTGACGCATTGACGCTTGACGCCGTGATGACGGGCGAGGTCACCATCGAAGACCTGCGCATCACGCCACAGGCGCTGCTGGCCCAGGCCGAGATTGCCCGCGATGCCGGCCGCGCGGCGCTGGCCGCGAATCTCGAACGCGCCGCCGAGCTGGTCCATGTGCCGCAGGATCTCATCATGGAAACCTATGAGATGCTGCGGCCGGGGCGGGTGAAAGACAGCGCCACGCTGCGCGCCCGGGCCGCGATGCTGCGCCGTGACCACGGTGCCGAAAAGCTGGCGGAATTTCTTGAAACCGCCGCGATCCATTACCAGCGCCGCGGTCTGATGCCCGGCTGA